The genomic interval CAGCGCGCCGCAGCCGACGGCCAGGACCCACAGCGCCCGCCGCTGACGCGCCCCCAGCCATGGCCCCGCCGCGACGACCGCCCCGGCGCAGGCCGCCAGGTACACGGCCGACGGCCAGCCCGCCCGCACCAGGCCGTCCCGGCCGTCCAGCACCTCCGGCCACGCGTCCGGTCTCCCCCGCGCCAGCGCCAGGTGCGTGAGCGACCACGCCCCCAGCGCACCCAGCGCCGCCGAGGGCAGGACCCGTAGAACAGGCTCGGCGCGCCGTCGTACGCACCACACCACCAGGGCGGCGACCGGTGCGAGGAGGGCGACGGCCTGGACCGTTCCGACGAGGGCGTCCCGCAGGGCCGGGGACAGGGCGGTCGCCGTGGTGAGGATGCCTTGCTGGGCCGCGCGGACGAAGTCGCGTGTCGCGACGGCCAGGAGCACCGTCACGACGAGTACGGCCAGGGACACCACCAGGCGCCAGAGATCGACCGCCCGCCGGACGGTTCGTCGCGGCGGATCGTCGATCACCGGAGCCGAGGTCGGCGGGCTGTCACGGCCGTCGATCCCACTGATCACGTCGGCTCCTTGTCGACAGGCCGAAAGGCGGGAGGCACCGATGCTCGCGCCCCAACTCGCCCCGCGCATCGGTCAGATGGCTGCACGGGTTTCTGCGACGACGGTAAGGGAGTAAGGAAGTAGCGGATGCAGTCGTATGACAGATCGCGCCGGGGAGGCGCGACTCTAGCCTTCCTGGCGAACCCCGGCCTCGGGCGAAGAACGAGGCGACACCCTCGTATGTGGAAGGTGACCATGTTCACTTCACCCAACGTGCTCCTCTGGCGCGGTCTGCTGGCCGTCGCCCTCGGCGCGGTCTCCGTCGCCTGGCCCGGCATCACCATCAACGCCTTCGTCATCCTCTTCGCCGTGTACGCGTTCCTGACCGCGGCGACGGACAGCGCCCGCGCCTTCGCGAGCGACCGGGTGGGGCCGGTCTTCGGCTGGCTGCTGCTCGCCGGGCTCTCGCTGGCGGGCGGCATCGTCGCGCTGGCCTGGCCCGGCATCACGGCGCTCGCGCTCACGATCTGGATCGCCGCGTGGGCACTGACCACCGGCGCCATGGAGATAGCCCTGGCCTTCCAGCGCGACGAGACGGCGGGCGAGCGCACCCTGTACCTCCTGACCGGCGCGGTGTCGCTCGTCTTCGCGTTCTCCCTGTTCGTCCGCCCGGACATCGGCGCGGTCTCCCTCGCCACGGTCTTCGGCCTGTTCAGCCTCGTCTACGGCGTCTCGGCGGTCTTCGCCTCGTTCGAGGAGCGGCGCCGCCAGCACAAGGCGAGCCAACGCGAACCGGTCCGCGCCTGAGCCTCCGGCGACGGCCAGCCGCGTGGCGCCGACCGGCCAGCCCGGTGGAAACGGCGCCACGCGGTACCCGGCGGGAAGGGATCGATCGCCCTGCGCGGTCCCTTCCCTTCCGCCACTTTCCCTTCGGCCCCTTCCTTCTGTCCATTTCCTTGCTTGACAAAGCATATATCTCGCCCGGCATACTCGACGGTGATCGATCCAGCGGTTCGCACGACGGAAGGCCCGCATGAACCTCGGCATCGCCATCGCGGATTTCACCCGGCCCGGCGGCCCGGCCGGCATCGCCCGCCACGTGGGCCAACTCGCCCGCTCGGCGGAGGAGTTCGGCTTCACCCGTATCGCCGTCATGGATCACCTCTTCCAGATCGGCATCGTGGGCGCCTCCGAGCGGGAGATGCTGGAGGCGTACACCACGCTGGGCTACCTGGCCGCGTCCACCGAACGCGCCGAACTCCTCGCCCTGGTCACCTCGGTCGGCTACCGCGAGCCCGGCCTGCTGGCCAAGATGGTCACCACCCTCGACGTCCTCTCCGAGGGCCGAGCCGCGCTGGGCATCGGCGTCGGCGCCGGCTTCAACCTCGCCGAGGCGCGTGGCCTCGGTCTGCCCTTCCCGCCGGTCGCGGAGCGGTTCGAGCGATTGGAGGAGACACTGCGCATCTGTCTCCAGATGTGGAGCGAGGACGAGAAACCCTTCGAGGGCCGGTACTACCGACTGGAGCGCACCCTCAACTCCCCCACCTCCGTGCGGCGTCCACACCCGCCGATCCTGATCGGCGGCTCCGGCGAGCGGAAGACACTCCGGCTCGTCGCGGAGTACGCGGACGCCTGCAACCTCTTCCACGGACCCGACCTCCAGCACAAACTCGACGTCCTCCGCAGGCACTGCGACGACGTCGGGCGCGACTACGACGAGATCGAGAAGACGGTCCTGCTCCCGCTCGACCCCGGCCCGCGCGGCGAGAACGTCCACGCCCTGCTCACGGAGTTGCGCCGGCTGGACCGCCTCGGCTTCGACCACGTCATCGGACCGATCCGGGGAGCCGATCAGTCGGCCGCGCTGCGGCTGTTGGGCGAGCGGGTCGTACCGGAAGTCCTGAACGCCTGACCACCTGAACAGCCGGCCGTCGCGCGCCGGAGTCACCACACATACGGCGCGCATTTTAATTGCTTGAGAAAGCACATAGATATGAGGAGAAGTCCCATGAGCACCACGAGCGAACAGCCCAGCCACGGAGCCGACGATGCCGTGGACGTCGTGATCGTCGGCGGAGGTTCCGCCGGTGCCGTACTCGCCGCGAGGCTCAGTGCGGATCCGCGGCGCACGGTCCTGTTGATCGAGGCGGGCCCGGACTACCCCCAAGACCGCGTCCCCGAGGGCCTGTTGACCCCGCATGTCCTGGCCGACCCGGACCACGACTGGGGCTACACCGCACGCGCCACGGACCTCGCCCCGAGCATTCCCGCGCCGCGCGGCCGGACCATGGGCGGCAGTTCGGCGGTGAACGCGGGGGTGGCGATCCGGGCGCGCGCGGCGGACTTCGCGGCCTGGGGCGAGCGGTACGGGATCAAGGGCTGGTCGTACGACGAAGTCCTGCCGACGTTCCGGGAGATGGAGAACACGCCCACGGGGGACGACACTTACCACGGCCGCACCGGACCCTTCCCTGTCCGGCAGTGGACGTACGACCAACTCACGTCCTCACTCAAGGCGTTCGTGGACGGCGCGGCGGGTCTGGGGTTCCGGCGGAACGACGATTTCAACGGCGCCCGGCAGGACGGCACCGGCGGCTACCCGGTGAACATCGTCGACGGGGTGCGCCAGAACTCCGCGCTGGTGTACCTGACACCACAGGTGCGGAGCCGCCCCAACCTGACGGTGCTGAGTGACGTCACGGTCGACCGGGTGATCGTCGAGGACGGTGTGGCGCGGGGTGTCGTGAGCGCCTCGGGGTCGGTCTTCCGGGCGGGTGAAGTGGTGCTCTCCGCGGGGAGTTACGGCAGCCCGGCCATCCTGCTGCGGTCCGGTGTCGGTCCGGCCGAGGATCTGCGGGCGCTCGGTATCGACGTGGTCGCCGATCTCCCGGTCGGCCGCCGGTTGCAGGATCACCCCTTCTTCCACGCGCTGTTCGCCCTCTCGCCCGAGCACCAGACCCTGACGTCGGCCTTCGCGGCACATCTCTGGCTGGCCTCGCCCGAGGCGCGGGCCGGCGAGTTGGACCTCGGCATCGTCGCGACCCACCTCCCGGACGGCTCCTTCAGCCCGACCGGCGGGGCGATCCTCCTGGCCACGGCCGTGACCCGCCCCGAGTCGCGCGGTTCGGTGAGGCTGGCCAGCCGCGATCCCCTCGACGCCCCGGTGATCGACAACAACTACCTGGCGACACCGAGGGACCGCAGCCGCATGCTGGAGGGCGTGCGGCTCGTACGGCGGCTGGCGAGCGCTTCGCCGTTCGCGGGTGCGGTGGCGGCCGAGCTCGTTCCGGGTGAACCGGTGGGCGACGGCGACGAGTTGGAGGCGGCGATCGCGGCCGGGATCTCGACCTACGGCCATCCGACCTCGACCGCGCCGATGGGCGGGCCCGGGGACGAGTGGGCCGTCGTCGACGAGTCGGGGGCGGTGCTCGGGCTGACCGGGTTGCGGGTGGTCGACGCCTCGATCATGCCCGAGGTCCCGTCGACCGTGACCAACGCGACGACCATCATGATCGCGGAGCACATCTCCCGGCGCGTGTACGGGAGTTGACGCCGCCCGGCGTCGCGTCACGCGGAAGGTCCCGGACACGAGGAGTGTGTCCGGGACCTTCTGTGTTCAGTACGGTGACGCCTTCGCCCGGCCTCAGTCGAACTTCCCGACCACCGTCTCGAACTGCCGCACCATGGCCGACAGCGACCGGCCGTCGAGATGGTCCATCACGCGCTTGCGGGCACTCGCGAGGTGTATCGGATAGGCCGCCTGAAGCCGCTTCAGCCCTTCCGGGGTGAGGGTCGCGACATTCCCGCGCGCGTCTCCCTCGTAGCGCCGCTTCACGACCTGGCCGCGGCTCTGCAACGCGTCCACGACACGGGTGATCCGGCTCGCCGACAGCGCGGTGGCCGCCGCGAGATCCGCCATACGAAGTTCCTGGTTCTCGGCCTCGGACAGACTCATCAGGACGACGTACTCGGTGAGCGTCAGCCCCGTGGCCCGCAGCAGATCGTCGTCCAGCGAACGCGGCAACGCGACGATGACCCGCATCAGGGCACGCCAGAAACGCTCCTCCTGTGCGGTCAGGGATTCCTCGGCGGCGGTCATCCGTGCAGATTAGCGTGCTCAAGCAAAGAACCTCAAGCGAGGAACCCCGGGGCCACGGCATGCCCGCGGGCGCCGCCCGTCCCTCCGCATGCGTCCCGCTATCCGCCCAGCCGGCGTACGTCGGTCACGCTGTACGACATCGAGGCGCGGAACCCGGCGCCGGTGCGCACGGGAGCGAGGTCCGCCAGTTCCTCGCCGCGGGCCGCGAACAGGGTGATGTCGCCGGTGCCGGTCCAGACGTCGGCGAGTCGGCGGTCGTCGAACTCGGCCATCACCAGCTCGTGCACGGCGGGCTTGTCGTGCTCCCCGGCGGCCAGGCTCGGG from Streptomyces sp. NBC_01288 carries:
- a CDS encoding GMC family oxidoreductase, which produces MSTTSEQPSHGADDAVDVVIVGGGSAGAVLAARLSADPRRTVLLIEAGPDYPQDRVPEGLLTPHVLADPDHDWGYTARATDLAPSIPAPRGRTMGGSSAVNAGVAIRARAADFAAWGERYGIKGWSYDEVLPTFREMENTPTGDDTYHGRTGPFPVRQWTYDQLTSSLKAFVDGAAGLGFRRNDDFNGARQDGTGGYPVNIVDGVRQNSALVYLTPQVRSRPNLTVLSDVTVDRVIVEDGVARGVVSASGSVFRAGEVVLSAGSYGSPAILLRSGVGPAEDLRALGIDVVADLPVGRRLQDHPFFHALFALSPEHQTLTSAFAAHLWLASPEARAGELDLGIVATHLPDGSFSPTGGAILLATAVTRPESRGSVRLASRDPLDAPVIDNNYLATPRDRSRMLEGVRLVRRLASASPFAGAVAAELVPGEPVGDGDELEAAIAAGISTYGHPTSTAPMGGPGDEWAVVDESGAVLGLTGLRVVDASIMPEVPSTVTNATTIMIAEHISRRVYGS
- a CDS encoding LLM class F420-dependent oxidoreductase; amino-acid sequence: MNLGIAIADFTRPGGPAGIARHVGQLARSAEEFGFTRIAVMDHLFQIGIVGASEREMLEAYTTLGYLAASTERAELLALVTSVGYREPGLLAKMVTTLDVLSEGRAALGIGVGAGFNLAEARGLGLPFPPVAERFERLEETLRICLQMWSEDEKPFEGRYYRLERTLNSPTSVRRPHPPILIGGSGERKTLRLVAEYADACNLFHGPDLQHKLDVLRRHCDDVGRDYDEIEKTVLLPLDPGPRGENVHALLTELRRLDRLGFDHVIGPIRGADQSAALRLLGERVVPEVLNA
- a CDS encoding MarR family winged helix-turn-helix transcriptional regulator encodes the protein MTAAEESLTAQEERFWRALMRVIVALPRSLDDDLLRATGLTLTEYVVLMSLSEAENQELRMADLAAATALSASRITRVVDALQSRGQVVKRRYEGDARGNVATLTPEGLKRLQAAYPIHLASARKRVMDHLDGRSLSAMVRQFETVVGKFD
- a CDS encoding HdeD family acid-resistance protein; translated protein: MFTSPNVLLWRGLLAVALGAVSVAWPGITINAFVILFAVYAFLTAATDSARAFASDRVGPVFGWLLLAGLSLAGGIVALAWPGITALALTIWIAAWALTTGAMEIALAFQRDETAGERTLYLLTGAVSLVFAFSLFVRPDIGAVSLATVFGLFSLVYGVSAVFASFEERRRQHKASQREPVRA